A stretch of the Dechloromonas sp. TW-R-39-2 genome encodes the following:
- a CDS encoding TonB-dependent siderophore receptor, whose protein sequence is MIKQMAHRLLAGLLLPSLALAEVAPTLREVTVGARSDGDEERRAAVTQKTVLDKTEIEALGGLTVGEVIRKLPGIEAGAHNGDGGPTANARGMGRDAVQFLVDGERPSANARYALTTVGRLPSGELERIEILRGASAEHGGSAPLTVNLVLRKARPQDSANIKLAVGQRGDETNTQLTASLGGGDKTFSWIFPVTVNHHGMPLDKKSARQVSTAGNRTLWQEEREQGNYQLDELILSPRLSWREASHSLTLWPSLYHNQGERRTTLTRQAYSSPASGSGLIADGGRREDENSRLTIARLRAEGETRLAAGKLSARAAVMDSQRRSDTDRRWTDAGGSSSAAREALARDENEFSSAIRLDRNIGEGLFSLGLEQGWLRREERQAVNGTSNYHSQHQAEARQWTAWLQHEWSATQSLTLTGGLRGETIRLETDGRSQNAGQVAPSLAARLELTPGLIFRTSLGAGIKAPKLDEISGLTVQGSGYNSPLEADRAGNPNLVAERNINWEAALDQQLPNDAGSVGANIYLRRTENFIERRTQQEAGRWVDRPYNEGTAEHYGLEIDSKLKGDAFGFKGSTLRSHLTLPQGRVDDERLGIRRDVRDLPRYQLTLGFDQSLPFLQATAGFQLNQFGPTRSAVADELNSRQQARTLLDLYAVRRVTAQLNLRLEAQNLLRADNRRVADARYATDCWQLNTTERGQRTLMVSLEGKW, encoded by the coding sequence ATGATCAAGCAGATGGCGCATCGACTATTGGCCGGATTGTTGCTGCCGTCGCTGGCACTGGCCGAAGTTGCACCGACCCTCCGCGAGGTGACTGTTGGTGCGCGCAGTGATGGCGATGAAGAGCGGCGTGCCGCAGTGACCCAGAAAACCGTGCTCGACAAGACAGAAATCGAGGCTTTGGGCGGGTTGACCGTCGGCGAGGTGATTCGCAAGCTGCCGGGCATCGAAGCCGGGGCACACAACGGCGATGGCGGCCCGACCGCCAACGCGCGCGGCATGGGGCGCGATGCGGTGCAGTTCCTGGTCGATGGCGAACGCCCCTCGGCCAATGCCCGCTACGCGCTGACCACGGTCGGCCGCTTGCCATCGGGTGAGCTGGAGCGCATCGAAATCCTGCGCGGCGCCTCGGCCGAACATGGCGGCTCGGCCCCGCTAACGGTCAATCTGGTTCTGCGCAAAGCGCGTCCGCAAGACTCGGCCAATATCAAGCTGGCCGTCGGCCAGCGCGGCGATGAAACCAACACGCAATTGACTGCCAGCCTGGGCGGCGGCGACAAGACGTTCTCATGGATTTTTCCGGTGACCGTCAATCATCACGGCATGCCGCTCGACAAAAAGAGCGCCCGCCAGGTGTCGACCGCGGGAAACCGGACGTTGTGGCAGGAAGAGCGCGAACAAGGCAACTATCAACTCGACGAACTGATCCTCTCGCCACGCCTCAGCTGGCGCGAAGCAAGCCACAGCCTGACCCTGTGGCCCAGCCTTTATCACAACCAGGGCGAGCGACGGACGACCCTTACCCGCCAGGCTTACAGCAGCCCGGCCAGCGGCAGCGGACTAATAGCCGATGGTGGTCGCCGGGAAGATGAAAACAGTCGCTTGACCATTGCCCGTTTGCGGGCCGAAGGCGAAACCCGGCTGGCCGCCGGCAAACTCTCGGCGCGCGCAGCGGTGATGGACAGCCAGCGCCGCAGCGATACCGACCGTCGCTGGACGGATGCCGGCGGAAGCAGCAGCGCCGCCCGCGAAGCATTGGCGCGTGATGAAAACGAGTTCTCTTCAGCCATCCGGCTTGATCGCAACATCGGCGAAGGCCTGTTCTCGCTCGGTCTGGAACAAGGCTGGCTGCGCCGCGAGGAGCGGCAGGCGGTGAACGGTACGAGCAACTACCACAGCCAGCATCAGGCTGAAGCCCGGCAATGGACGGCCTGGCTGCAGCACGAATGGTCTGCGACCCAGTCACTGACGCTGACCGGCGGTTTGCGCGGCGAAACGATCCGGCTTGAAACCGATGGACGCAGCCAGAATGCCGGACAAGTCGCGCCTTCGCTGGCTGCCCGACTTGAACTGACGCCTGGCCTGATTTTCCGGACCTCGCTCGGGGCCGGCATCAAAGCCCCGAAACTGGATGAAATTTCCGGGTTGACCGTGCAAGGCAGCGGCTACAACAGCCCGCTTGAAGCCGACCGAGCCGGTAACCCGAATCTTGTCGCCGAACGCAATATCAACTGGGAGGCGGCGCTTGACCAGCAGTTGCCGAACGATGCCGGCAGCGTCGGGGCCAACATCTACTTGCGGCGCACCGAAAATTTCATCGAACGGCGCACGCAGCAGGAAGCCGGACGCTGGGTCGATCGCCCCTATAACGAAGGAACGGCAGAACACTACGGGCTGGAGATCGACAGCAAGCTTAAGGGCGACGCTTTCGGCTTCAAGGGCAGCACGCTGCGTAGCCACCTGACCCTGCCGCAAGGCCGGGTGGATGATGAGCGCCTGGGTATCCGGCGCGATGTGCGCGACCTGCCGCGTTACCAGCTGACCCTCGGCTTCGATCAAAGCCTGCCCTTCCTGCAGGCAACGGCCGGCTTCCAGCTCAATCAATTCGGTCCGACCCGCAGCGCCGTGGCCGATGAACTGAACAGTCGGCAACAAGCCCGTACCTTGCTCGATCTCTATGCCGTTCGCCGCGTCACGGCGCAACTCAACCTGCGCCTTGAGGCCCAGAACCTGCTGCGCGCCGATAACCGCCGGGTGGCCGATGCCCGTTATGCGACCGACTGCTGGCAACTGAATACCACCGAACGCGGCCAACGAACCTTGATGGTTTCGCTGGAAGGCAAATGGTAA
- a CDS encoding TonB-dependent receptor → MDLPRLSTVTIALLVAFSAVNAQESTLSAVNVTAKGYAANDLDTPLSTTTLDREDIARRGAANVGDALRGEPGIAVSNDSAQGQNPVIRGLGKESTVLLVDGMRFNSAQPAGAIASFMTLGLAERVEVIKGGASVLYGTGAIGGAINVLLPQARFVPGFGLETGASFDSASKGMRGTAVLNASAADHALMLGASLARIDDYKSPEGTVARTGYDSDALIGQYRFRIDAQQQLRISAQMHKDEDVWYAGSTKPHASPLVGSTTVHSPEQERRLLEIGYNRRGTGEAPVNLDLRVYRQEMERNINSWANNLNRDIVTNRVTFETNGFDAKADWLVHPQHLLSFGVNAWEMSGNPDRKMVSAAPFTTLNANNPFQDARIKALSFYVQDDMRFGRLNLLAGLRYDTVKSEAASMGNGARTTGLDGSDSAVSGSLGAIYEVAPLFRPYANYARAFRAPGMRERYESGLRGDGYFYAGSPEVEAEKADQFEIGIKGANATVDYGISAFYNQIDNYMTGQILSGAAATAACGAPNAGNCKKTVNLGSATLYGIEAHARWQFVAGQWLSAGYSRIRGENDDLNEPLFQMPADEVSLGWMGRVMPGVKADFTLRLVDRQDRVATQFTRGAENATAGFVTADLGASWQFAKNQSLRFAVRNLADKIYHEHLTEGVSGAEIKAPGRSVQLAWRGSF, encoded by the coding sequence ATGGACTTGCCTCGTCTTAGTACCGTCACGATTGCCCTGCTTGTTGCCTTTTCCGCGGTCAACGCCCAGGAAAGCACACTTTCTGCCGTCAATGTCACCGCCAAGGGTTATGCCGCCAACGATCTCGATACGCCGCTATCGACCACCACGCTCGACCGTGAGGACATTGCCCGGCGCGGTGCCGCGAATGTCGGCGATGCCTTGCGCGGCGAGCCCGGTATCGCCGTTTCGAACGACAGCGCCCAGGGGCAGAATCCGGTGATTCGCGGCCTTGGCAAGGAAAGCACCGTATTGCTGGTCGATGGCATGCGCTTCAATTCGGCCCAGCCGGCCGGCGCGATTGCTTCATTCATGACGCTTGGCCTGGCTGAACGGGTTGAGGTGATCAAGGGGGGCGCTTCGGTCCTCTACGGCACCGGTGCGATTGGCGGTGCGATCAACGTTCTGTTGCCGCAAGCCCGGTTTGTTCCCGGTTTCGGACTGGAAACCGGCGCCAGTTTCGACAGCGCCAGTAAGGGCATGCGCGGTACGGCCGTGCTCAACGCCAGCGCCGCTGATCATGCGTTGATGCTCGGCGCTTCGCTGGCCAGGATCGATGATTACAAATCGCCGGAGGGTACGGTCGCCCGCACCGGCTATGACTCGGACGCCTTGATCGGCCAGTACCGCTTCAGGATCGATGCCCAGCAGCAATTGCGCATTTCAGCCCAAATGCACAAGGATGAAGACGTCTGGTACGCCGGTTCGACCAAGCCGCATGCCAGCCCGCTGGTCGGCAGCACCACCGTGCATTCGCCGGAACAGGAGCGCCGCCTGCTTGAGATCGGCTACAACCGCCGGGGCACAGGCGAAGCGCCGGTCAATCTGGATCTCCGCGTCTATCGGCAGGAAATGGAGCGCAACATCAATTCCTGGGCCAACAATCTGAATCGCGACATCGTCACCAACCGGGTCACTTTCGAAACCAACGGTTTCGATGCCAAGGCCGACTGGCTGGTTCATCCGCAGCATCTGCTGTCCTTCGGCGTCAATGCCTGGGAAATGAGCGGCAATCCGGATCGCAAGATGGTCAGCGCGGCGCCCTTCACCACGCTGAATGCCAACAATCCTTTCCAGGACGCCAGAATCAAGGCGCTCAGCTTTTACGTCCAGGACGACATGCGCTTCGGCCGGCTCAACCTGCTGGCCGGATTGCGCTACGACACGGTCAAGAGCGAGGCCGCCAGCATGGGCAACGGCGCCCGGACGACCGGTCTCGACGGCTCGGACAGCGCTGTTTCCGGCAGCCTTGGCGCCATTTACGAAGTCGCCCCGCTGTTCCGCCCCTACGCCAACTACGCTCGTGCCTTCCGGGCGCCGGGGATGCGTGAACGTTACGAGTCCGGCTTGCGCGGCGATGGCTATTTCTATGCCGGCAGCCCTGAAGTCGAGGCCGAAAAGGCCGATCAGTTCGAGATTGGCATCAAAGGAGCGAATGCCACGGTCGACTATGGCATTTCGGCCTTTTACAACCAGATCGACAACTACATGACCGGCCAGATTCTGAGCGGTGCAGCCGCCACAGCTGCTTGCGGTGCGCCGAATGCCGGCAACTGCAAAAAAACGGTCAATCTCGGCAGCGCCACGCTCTACGGTATCGAAGCGCACGCTCGCTGGCAGTTTGTCGCCGGCCAGTGGCTGAGTGCCGGCTACTCGCGTATTCGCGGCGAAAACGACGATCTCAACGAACCCCTGTTCCAGATGCCGGCCGATGAGGTGTCGCTCGGCTGGATGGGGCGCGTCATGCCTGGCGTGAAGGCCGACTTCACGCTGCGTTTGGTCGACCGCCAGGACCGGGTGGCGACGCAATTCACGCGTGGCGCCGAAAACGCGACGGCCGGTTTCGTCACCGCCGATCTGGGCGCCAGCTGGCAATTTGCCAAAAACCAGAGCCTGCGTTTTGCGGTCAGGAACCTGGCTGACAAGATTTACCATGAGCACCTGACCGAAGGTGTTTCCGGTGCTGAAATCAAGGCGCCCGGCCGTAGTGTCCAGCTTGCCTGGCGCGGTAGTTTTTAA
- a CDS encoding EAL domain-containing protein encodes MPQPKIHPHRILECLNSRRFGVEYQPLVSTRTGDAQCHEALARFIDTTGRTLPPDHVFEALHANPLLLLHAELEMKRLQLAEAPQHGLLFVNLDPDSYAVGEAEDGENVFLPVLRQQRSRLVVEVIENLHLQDVDLSERMMRQLDQEKIRLAIDDLASSRGLVSYAALMHAAFLKFDRSWLVGEMSAKQRTILTWALAQAADLGLTTVLEGIETEDHLAMARQMGFDLVQGFLFQDRFIRRGCLIKPADRQKQTA; translated from the coding sequence GTGCCGCAACCCAAAATTCATCCGCATCGCATTCTTGAGTGTCTGAACAGTCGCCGCTTCGGCGTCGAGTACCAGCCGCTGGTGTCGACCCGTACCGGCGATGCGCAGTGCCATGAAGCACTGGCCCGTTTCATCGACACGACCGGCCGCACTTTGCCGCCTGACCATGTATTCGAGGCCCTGCACGCCAATCCCCTGCTCCTGCTGCATGCCGAACTGGAAATGAAACGCCTGCAACTGGCCGAGGCACCGCAGCATGGCTTGCTCTTCGTCAACCTCGATCCGGACAGTTATGCCGTGGGTGAAGCCGAGGATGGTGAAAACGTTTTCCTGCCCGTTTTGCGGCAGCAACGCAGCCGGCTGGTGGTCGAAGTGATCGAGAACCTGCATTTACAGGACGTCGATCTTTCCGAGCGCATGATGCGCCAGCTCGACCAGGAAAAGATTCGCCTGGCGATCGACGACCTGGCTTCGTCACGCGGCCTGGTTTCCTATGCCGCACTGATGCACGCCGCCTTCCTGAAATTCGACCGCTCGTGGCTGGTCGGCGAAATGTCGGCCAAGCAGCGCACCATCCTGACCTGGGCACTGGCCCAGGCGGCCGATCTCGGGCTGACGACGGTGCTTGAAGGGATAGAAACCGAGGATCACCTGGCGATGGCCCGACAAATGGGATTTGATCTGGTGCAGGGCTTCCTTTTCCAGGATCGCTTCATCCGGCGTGGCTGCCTGATCAAGCCTGCCGACCGGCAGAAACAAACAGCCTGA
- the rpsD gene encoding 30S ribosomal protein S4, with translation MSRYTGPRLKVLRALGVDLPGLSRKTMQDRPQPPGQHGARKLSSRKSEFGLQLMEKQKLRYNYGLSERQLRRVVLDAKKDRGATGDKLVELLERRLDNLVFRAGFAPTIPAARQLVSHGHFALNGRRVTIPSIRIRVGDAFGPTEQGGKLTAIRSALESPALERPEWIALDSTTLTARLSHLPDGTSAPFPIDLQRIVEYYATRM, from the coding sequence ATGTCCCGTTACACCGGCCCCCGTCTCAAGGTTTTGCGCGCTCTGGGCGTCGATCTGCCCGGCCTGAGTCGTAAAACGATGCAGGATCGACCGCAGCCTCCCGGCCAGCATGGCGCACGCAAGCTGAGCAGCCGCAAGTCCGAATTTGGTTTGCAACTGATGGAAAAGCAAAAGTTGCGCTACAACTACGGACTTTCCGAGCGTCAACTACGCCGCGTCGTGCTCGATGCTAAAAAGGACCGCGGTGCGACCGGCGACAAGCTGGTCGAACTGCTCGAACGTCGCCTCGACAACCTCGTGTTTCGGGCCGGTTTCGCACCCACCATCCCGGCGGCCCGGCAACTGGTCAGCCACGGTCACTTCGCCCTCAATGGCCGGCGCGTCACCATTCCATCGATCCGCATCCGCGTCGGCGACGCCTTCGGCCCGACCGAGCAAGGCGGCAAACTCACCGCCATCCGCAGTGCCCTCGAAAGCCCGGCGCTTGAACGCCCGGAATGGATCGCACTCGACAGCACGACACTGACCGCCCGTCTCAGCCATCTGCCGGATGGTACGTCAGCCCCCTTCCCGATCGACTTGCAGCGCATCGTCGAGTATTACGCCACCCGAATGTAA
- a CDS encoding TonB-dependent siderophore receptor has protein sequence MYPTHPRFKLRVCTLAILSALGGFAQDGLTEETTLKQTVVSATLSEHETRTAPASISVISREELEERNATDLLDAVRGSPGITLSPRQVGGRKTLALRGLEGKHTLTLIDGRRIAPSDDVVGHSDYQYGWLPVSAIERVEIIRGPMSTLYGSEALGGVINLITRQPKDKWIGSLMLSGSALADNDGGQATQGSVFAAGPVGERVTLRVNGESTQRAAVANKDDRRYSEIEGRKTRTAGLGGTLKLTESQSVDVQWSKGDEVRTYDDVSSAGKAYENRYDIEKSQASVAWKGEFGAWRSQVRAYRSEIDVTNTRTNGVSATRPQNMSDEVVDAFAAIKLGGQIITIGGEHRTESLKNSGLIGGKDSATHKALFIQDEIALGSSVMLTAGVRGDEHELFGSEASPRAYLVWEASPELVIKGGYGHAFKAPTLKQISPSYIGAEGPHTFLGNGNIQPEKSDSLEISADWKRGPLNLRATLFHTKVDDLITYRLIKTVGIRRTYLYDNVDKATINGLETGFSWNVSSNLLWNTNLTLLDTQDETTGKALNDRPRISLASTVDWTIGQGWSSRGGVEYYGDQSSSAGDLPAYALWNASVGKRFDQTFSLRAGVNNLTDVRLAEKSANFGYAELGRNLYVTLRADF, from the coding sequence ATGTACCCCACTCATCCCCGCTTCAAACTGCGCGTCTGCACGCTTGCCATCCTCAGCGCGCTTGGCGGCTTCGCGCAGGATGGCTTGACCGAAGAAACAACGCTGAAACAAACCGTGGTCAGCGCCACCTTGTCCGAACACGAAACCCGCACGGCACCGGCATCAATCAGCGTGATCAGCCGTGAAGAGCTTGAAGAGCGCAACGCCACCGATTTGCTCGATGCCGTACGCGGCAGCCCCGGCATCACGCTTTCGCCACGCCAGGTCGGCGGTCGCAAGACGCTGGCGTTACGCGGGCTGGAAGGAAAACACACGCTGACGCTGATCGACGGGCGCCGCATTGCTCCCTCCGACGATGTCGTTGGCCATTCCGACTACCAGTACGGCTGGCTGCCGGTTTCAGCCATCGAACGGGTTGAAATCATTCGCGGCCCGATGTCTACCCTGTATGGTTCAGAGGCGCTCGGCGGGGTGATCAATCTGATCACCCGCCAACCCAAGGACAAATGGATCGGCTCGTTGATGCTCTCAGGGTCGGCCCTGGCCGACAACGATGGCGGCCAGGCAACCCAGGGCTCGGTTTTTGCCGCCGGCCCGGTCGGCGAACGAGTGACGCTGCGCGTCAATGGCGAGAGCACCCAACGTGCTGCCGTCGCCAACAAGGACGACCGGCGCTATTCCGAAATCGAGGGACGCAAGACACGGACTGCCGGTCTGGGCGGTACCCTCAAGTTGACTGAGTCGCAAAGTGTCGATGTCCAGTGGAGCAAGGGCGACGAGGTGCGCACTTACGATGATGTGAGCAGTGCCGGTAAAGCTTACGAGAATCGCTACGACATCGAAAAATCCCAAGCCAGCGTGGCCTGGAAAGGCGAGTTCGGTGCCTGGCGCAGCCAGGTCCGGGCCTATCGCAGCGAAATCGACGTGACCAATACGCGAACCAATGGCGTCAGCGCAACCCGGCCGCAAAACATGAGCGACGAGGTTGTCGATGCCTTTGCCGCGATCAAGCTGGGTGGCCAGATCATCACGATTGGCGGCGAACACCGGACGGAATCTCTGAAAAATAGCGGCCTGATCGGCGGCAAGGACAGCGCAACGCACAAGGCACTGTTCATCCAGGATGAAATCGCACTCGGCAGCAGCGTGATGCTGACCGCCGGTGTACGTGGTGACGAACACGAACTGTTCGGCTCGGAAGCCAGCCCGCGCGCCTACCTGGTCTGGGAAGCCAGCCCGGAACTGGTCATCAAGGGGGGCTACGGCCACGCCTTCAAGGCGCCGACGCTGAAGCAGATTTCGCCCAGCTATATCGGTGCCGAAGGGCCGCATACTTTCCTGGGCAACGGCAACATCCAGCCCGAGAAATCCGACTCGCTCGAAATCAGCGCCGACTGGAAGCGCGGCCCGCTGAATCTGCGGGCCACCTTGTTCCACACCAAGGTTGACGACCTGATTACCTATCGCCTGATCAAGACGGTCGGCATTCGCCGCACCTATCTTTACGACAACGTCGACAAGGCAACGATCAACGGTCTGGAAACCGGCTTTAGCTGGAATGTCAGCAGCAATTTGCTGTGGAACACCAACCTGACCCTGCTCGATACCCAGGATGAAACAACCGGCAAGGCATTGAACGACCGGCCTAGAATTTCGTTGGCTTCAACCGTCGATTGGACCATCGGCCAAGGCTGGAGCAGTCGCGGCGGGGTCGAATACTATGGCGATCAAAGCAGCAGTGCCGGCGACCTGCCCGCCTACGCCTTGTGGAATGCCAGTGTCGGCAAGCGTTTCGACCAGACGTTCAGCCTCCGGGCCGGCGTCAACAACCTGACCGATGTCCGGCTGGCCGAAAAATCAGCCAATTTCGGCTATGCCGAGCTGGGTCGCAATCTGTATGTGACGTTACGCGCCGATTTCTGA
- a CDS encoding MotA/TolQ/ExbB proton channel family protein, with protein MSNLVELSMYQISQLFLLPTLALIAGLFLYAFWVLGEFLLLAMYRKKGLGRPLVSDFRQNPALTADQLDLLAHKALENPRIASRVTPMLGLVATMIPMGPALKSLSDGNLAQVSENLTIAFSAVILALIAASITYWVVNVRRRWLAEEMLEIESLRGAAA; from the coding sequence ATGTCCAATCTCGTAGAACTGTCGATGTACCAGATTTCGCAGCTGTTCCTGCTGCCCACCCTGGCCCTGATTGCCGGCCTTTTCCTTTACGCCTTCTGGGTGCTGGGCGAATTCCTGCTGCTCGCGATGTATCGGAAAAAAGGCCTGGGCCGGCCGCTGGTCAGCGATTTTCGCCAAAATCCGGCGTTGACCGCAGACCAGCTCGACCTGCTCGCCCACAAGGCGCTGGAGAACCCGCGCATCGCCAGCCGGGTGACGCCGATGCTTGGCCTGGTGGCGACGATGATCCCGATGGGGCCGGCGCTGAAATCGCTATCCGACGGCAACCTGGCCCAGGTATCGGAAAACCTGACCATCGCTTTCTCGGCCGTCATCCTGGCCTTGATCGCAGCCTCGATCACCTACTGGGTGGTCAATGTGCGCCGCCGCTGGCTGGCCGAGGAAATGCTGGAAATCGAGAGTTTGCGCGGAGCCGCAGCATGA
- the hemP gene encoding hemin uptake protein HemP, with the protein MQHQKQTVKTPFNRHLRHSQDNLPVSPLASRSDGHRISSQSLFGNHQEISIMHGGERYSLRITRLDKLILTK; encoded by the coding sequence ATGCAACACCAGAAACAAACCGTCAAAACGCCGTTCAACCGACACTTGCGTCACTCGCAGGACAATCTTCCGGTCAGCCCGCTGGCAAGCCGGAGCGATGGCCACAGAATCAGCAGCCAGAGCCTGTTCGGCAATCACCAGGAGATCAGCATCATGCATGGCGGCGAACGCTACAGTTTGCGAATCACTCGCCTGGACAAGCTGATTCTGACCAAGTAA
- a CDS encoding DUF2149 domain-containing protein, with product MSLKLLHEPETEDPILSVVNLIDIFLVIIAALLITVAQNPLINPFNKQDVTVITDPGKPSMEVMIKKGEKIEKYKANGNIGSGDGEKAGVAYKMKDGSMVYVPEGVPAN from the coding sequence ATGAGCCTGAAACTGTTGCACGAACCGGAAACCGAGGACCCGATCCTGTCGGTGGTCAACCTGATCGACATCTTCCTCGTCATCATCGCCGCGCTGCTCATCACTGTCGCCCAGAACCCGCTGATCAATCCCTTCAACAAGCAGGACGTCACCGTGATCACCGATCCCGGCAAGCCGAGCATGGAAGTGATGATCAAGAAGGGCGAAAAGATCGAGAAATACAAGGCCAACGGCAACATCGGTAGCGGCGACGGCGAAAAGGCCGGCGTCGCCTACAAAATGAAGGATGGCTCGATGGTCTACGTCCCCGAGGGCGTACCGGCCAATTAG